A section of the Hevea brasiliensis isolate MT/VB/25A 57/8 chromosome 17, ASM3005281v1, whole genome shotgun sequence genome encodes:
- the LOC110645501 gene encoding protein MICRORCHIDIA 7: MEFSVKKEIIDSLRTPEPNRGNDSVSKGPAVLIELASSSSSDSDSDSDNGNNGNAGVSTRPRVSSSGNGFSKKKRKLDELGVVLPVGFLAPLSPASVALAPSQSADMSLTPTAPLGNGNVSLTGQSCKQFWKAGDYEGAPCGDWDLSSEGMDHVRVHPKFLHSNATSHKWALGAFAELLDNSLDEVCNGATYVNIDMLEGRKDGSRMLLIEDNGGGMDPDKMRQCMSLGYSAKSKVANTIGQYGNGFKTSTMRLGADVIVFSRCRGKDGKSPTQSIGLLSYTFLKSTGKEDIVVPMLDYDRNGREWNKMTRVSSGDWNRNAETLVQWSPFSSEADLLRQFNLMSDHGTRIIIYNLWEDDQGLLELDFDSDPHDIQLRGVNRDEKNIQMAREYPNSRHFLTYRHSLRSYTSILYLRIPPGFRIILRGKDVEHHNIVNDMMLSQEITYRPQHGADGVPKDSNMAAIVTVGFVKDAKYHVDVQGFNVYHKNRLIKPFWRIWNAAGSDGRGVIGVLEANFVEPAHDKQGFERTTVLARLEARLLQMQKTYWCTYCHKIGYAPRRNKKLINESTEEGSSPDNSHISSQSKHTASNGKGSSYSGKFFSHVYQKGGKGSESFTRNGDFGYGNGHVSSKGSGKTKTPTKSGRKTRSHEPSSPSLEDVSDDDVRIAHPTREEGLHQSSSYFEDSSQRAVTLSNSKVGDVDHCQRALSESDLRFIDQLKQENRKLKERLEKSEAKFQGESRHDLQCGKCKSLEMQLKEAQQKIEELNKEQESLIDIFSEERDRRDKEEESLRKKLKDASNTIQELLDKVRLWEKMKYPNRRAER; this comes from the exons ATGGAATTTTCCGTAAAGAAAGAGATCATCGACTCCTTGCGTACGCCCGAACCGAATCGAGGGAACGACAGCGTTTCTAAAGGGCCTGCAGTGTTGATCGAACTCGCTAGCAGCAGCAGTAGCGATTCTGACTCTGACTCGGATAACGGGAACAATGGCAACGCTGGTGTTTCGACGAGACCTAGGGTTTCTTCGAGCGGCAACGGCTTTTCCAAGAAGAAGAGGAAGCTCGATGAGCTGGGGGTGGTGTTGCCAGTGGGGTTTCTGGCTCCCCTTTCTCCGGCTTCGGTGGCGTTGGCGCCATCGCAGTCCGCGGATATGAGTTTAACTCCGACTGCGCCATTGGGGAATGGGAATGTGAGTTTAACTGGTCAGAGTTGTAAACAGTTTTGGAAAGCTGGAGACTATGAGGGTGCTCCTTGCGGTGATTGGGATTTGTCTTCGG AGGGGATGGATCATGTCAGGGTTCATCCTAAGTTTTTACATTCCAATGCAACCAGTCATAAGTGGGCTCTTGGAG CATTTGCAGAACTTCTAGACAACTCATTGGATGAG GTTTGCAATGGAGCAACATATGTTAACATTGACATGCTTGAAGGTAGGAAGGATGGAAGCAGAATGCTTTTGATTGAAG ATAATGGTGGTGGAATGGATCCAGATAAAATGCGACAATGCATGTCCTTGGGGTATTCTGCAAAAAGCAAAGTGGCCAACACCATTGGACAGT ATGGCAATGGATTTAAGACTAGCACCATGAGGCTTGGAGCAGATGTTATTGTATTCTCACGTTGTCGTGGGAAAGATGGAAAAAG TCCTACGCAGAGCATTGGGTTACTGTCATACACCTTCCTCAAGAGCACAGGAAAAGAAGATATTGTGGTACCCATG CTTGACTATGATAGAAATGGGCGAGAATGGAACAAGATGACACGAGTCTCTAGTGGTGATTGGAACAGAAATGCAGAAACATTAGTTCAATGGTCCCCATTTTCCAGTGAGGCAGACCTCCTTCGTCAG TTTAATCTGATGTCAGATCATGggacaagaataataatatataatcttTGGGAGGATGATCAAGGATTATTGGAGCTTGATTTTGACTCTGATCCTCAT GATATCCAACTTAGAGGTGTCAATCGAGATGAGAAGAATATACAGATGGCAAGAGAGTATCCAAACTCCAGGCACTTCCTGACTTATAGGCACTCATTAAGG AGTTACACCTCAATTCTCTACCTGAGAATTCCTCCTGGCTTTAGAATCATTCTTCGCGGAAAAGATGTTGAGCACCACAATATAGTGAATGATATGATGCTGTCTCAAGAGATAACGTATCGGCCCCAGCATGGTGCTGATGGGGTCCCAAAAGACTCAAAT ATGGCAGCTATCGTGACTGTTGGCTTTGTGAAGGATGCAAAATATCATGTTGATGTTCAAGGTTTCAATGTTTATCACAAAAATAGACTCATTAAG CCATTTTGGAGGATTTGGAATGCAGCTGGAAGTGATGGCCGTGGAGTTATAG GTGTACTGGAAGCTAATTTCGTTGAACCAGCTCATGATAAGCAGGGATTTGAACGTACAACAGTTCTTGCTAGACTTGAGGCTCGGCTTTTACAAATGCAAAAGACTTACTG GTGCACTTACTGTCACAAAATTGGGTATGCTCCGCGGCGAAATAAGAAACTCATAAATGAGAGTACAGAAGAAG GATCTTCTCCTGACAACTCACACATATCTTCTCAATCTAAGCATACTGCCAGTAATGGCAAGGGTTCATCGTATTCTGGCAAATTCTTTTCTCATGTATACCAAAAAGGAGGAAAAGGATCAGAGAGCTTTACCAGAAATGGGGACTTTGGCTATGGGAATGGACATGTATCAAGCAAAGGAAGTGGCAAAACGAAGACACCAACCAAATCTGGACGAAAAACGAGGTCTCATGAACCATCATCACCTTCTTTAGAAGATGTTTCTGATGATGATGTGCGTATTGCTCATCCTACTAGAGAAGAGGGGCTGCATCAGTCATCTTCATACTTTGAAGATTCCTCCCAGCGAGCAGTCACACTATCCAATTCAAAG GTAGGTGATGTTGATCATTGTCAACGTGCCCTTTCAGAATCAGATTTACGCTTTATTGATCAACTGAAGCAAGAGAACCGTAAGCTGAAAGAAAG ATTAGAGAAAAGTGAAGCAAAGTTTCAAGGTGAATCGAGGCATGATTTGCAGTGTGGAAAGTGTAAATCACTTGAGATGCAG TTAAAGGAGGCGCAACAAAAAATTGAGGAATTAAACAAGGAACAAGAAAGTCTTATTGATATTTTTTCGGAGGAGAGGGACCGACGAGACaaggaagaggaaagtttgaGGAAAAAGCTGAAG GATGCCTCGAATACCAtccaagagttgcttgacaaggtgAGGCTGTGGGAAAAGATGAAATATCCAAACCGCAGAGCAGAACGATAA
- the LOC110645504 gene encoding auxin-responsive protein SAUR72-like has protein sequence MDIGKGNWKRNLFLKAWERCRSLGSVSKKSARNICNSFTKSKSWHCTTRSIEGNNEKQKKNCQVAPDGCFSVYVGPEKQRFVIKTEFANHPLFKLLLEDAELEYGFNSEGPILLPCDVDLFYKVLAEMDSEEEMSIPSWSPLILCSPSHRSINKGYGAYRPFHRARLLKLNRL, from the coding sequence ATGGATATTGGAAAGGGTAACTGGAAGAGGAACCTGTTTCTCAAGGCATGGGAAAGGTGTCGATCTCTCGGTTCTGTTAGCAAGAAATCTGCAAGAAATATTTGCAACTCTTTTACAAAGAGCAAGTCATGGCACTGCACCACAAGATCAATCGAAGGAAATAATGAGAAGCAAAAAAAGAATTGCCAGGTAGCTCCAGATGGCTGCTTCTCAGTCTACGTAGGACCCGAGAAACAAAGGTTTGTAATCAAGACTGAGTTCGCTAACCATCCATTGTTCAAGTTGTTGCTAGAAGATGCTGAACTGGAATATGGGTTCAATAGCGAAGGTCCAATATTGCTTCCCTGCGATGTTGATTTGTTCTACAAAGTTTTAGCAGAGATGGATAGTGAAGAAGAGATGAGCATCCCTAGTTGGAGTCCATTAATCCTCTGCAGTCCTTCTCATCGCTCCATTAACAAAGGCTATGGTGCTTATAGACCATTCCATCGCGCGCGGTTGCTAAAGTTGAATCGATTATAA
- the LOC110645499 gene encoding protein TAPETUM DETERMINANT 1, which translates to MRAFSKPRVAVVLVLLFSVVLLFMLLFSTDVGYSEGRSMGSSQPVSKGGKYTLFASHRKLLKRSLAMEEPNRIWGDKCTKADIVINQGATAPLPSGIPTYAVEIMNVCVTGCEISGIHLNCGWFSSARLINPKIFKRLLYNDCLVNDGKPLVNGGTLSFEYANTFPYPLSVSSVVCS; encoded by the exons ATGAGAGCCTTTTCGAAGCCTAGGGTCGCCGTCGTTTTGGTTCTACTGTTTTCCGTAGTGCTATTATTCATGCTTCTTTTTTCCACAG ACGTGGGTTACAGTGAAGGTAGATCCATGGGATCGAGCCAGCCAGTCTCCAAGGGAGGGAAATATACACTATTTGCTTCACATCGGAAGCTTCTTAAGCGCT CATTGGCAATGGAGGAACCTAATAGAATATGGGGTGACAAGTGTACGAAGGCCGATATTGTGATAAACCAAGGAGCCACAGCTCCTCTTCCAAGCGGCATACCAACCTACGCTGTTGAGATCATGAACGTGTGCGTCACCGGCTGTGAAATATCTGGGATTCACCTTAACTGTGGCTGGTTTAGTTCTGCTCGCCTCATCAACCCAAAGATCTTCAAGCGCCTTTTGTACAATGATTGCCTTGTTAACGATGGCAAACCCTTAGTCAATGGCGGCACGCTTTCCTTTGAGTATGCCAATACTTTCCCTTACCCTCTCTCGGTCTCTTCAGTAGTCTGTTCCTGA